ACCAGCTTTAGAGCCTCTTTTCCATGTATAGCTATGGGGTCGCGAACGACAATTGTGCCGTCGGATTTATTCATACCGAAGGGATACCTTTTGGCTATTTCAAAAAAGTTACTGCTGTTTATATTGGTTCCTGTTAATGATTCTAACACTTGACTATAATAGCTAAAGGCAGGCATCCAATTTATTTCATAAAGAAAATGGTGCCGGGCATCATTGGCCACTATAGGGCCATGCATGGGCTGCCAGCCATGATCTACCCCTAAACCTATTACCGAGTTAATGTAAATCAATATGCATCCCCTGCACCAAAAATCTTCCTTTGTAAACAGTACCGGTTTTTGTTCCAAGGTTAAGCTGCCTGCGCCACCGCCAATATACTTAATATTTCTAACACTGGAAGAAAACAGGGTTTCTAAAAAACTGCTTATATTGGTTGCCAGGCCATCAATTAACACAAGGCAGGTGGGGTAATGATTGATGCTATCTGTTAACCGCTGTTTTTGAATATCAGCCAACTTATTATAACTAATAATATTAAGTTCACTATTAAGACCAATGGCCAGTATGCCTTCTTTAAGGGGTTTGCTGTCATAAATAATGCCCGGAAAAATACCACCGCAAATTGGTATATTAAAATTCTTAAACACCGATTGGGCCAGTTGATAATTAAAAGGAGTTTCTTCGCCTACTAACAATAAAACCCCGGTGGTTTCCTGATCTATAAACGAATTTAAAAAAAGCCCTAATTTAGAAATATCTTGATCATTAAAAAAACCAATATTTCGAAACAAAGGGAATACCTCCTTTTCCAATCAATTTCGACACTTATTTTATTATTCCTTTAATTTAATATTGCCGGAAAGTTAACAAAATCGTTAAACTCTATCCTCATAATAGAGACATTTAAGTATTATACTTAAGGTAATGAATGTTGAGGGGGGGTCGATTCATTATGAAGAAGAGAATTTTAGCTTTAGCAGTTGTAGCGGCATTGCTTTTACCTGTGGTGGCCCACGCAAATCCGGCAGAAATCCTTTCTAAACTTACTAATAAAACTGTCCAAGAGGTGCAGGCCGAAAGAAAAGCCGGTAAAACTTATGGTGCCATTGCCAAAGAAGATGGGGTGGCCAATGAGTTTAAAAAGGAAATGCTTAGCTGGAAGAAAGATCTTGTGCAGTCCGGAGTTCAAAGGGGAGATTTAAGTGCAGAGCAAGCCGCTGATTACCTTGATTGGCTGGAAAGTAGAATGGCTAACTGCGACGGTACCGGGCAGGGATGTGAACTGCCCCTGCATATGGGTATGAAGTTTGGTAACGGCCATGGTAAAGGCCATGGGATGGGATACGGCAATGGAAATGGAAAGGCAAGGCAATAAGGTAAATCAGAGACCCTGTGGAGTTAAAGACTTCACAGGGTTTTTTCATGTTCGGCGGTTTATAAAAATAAGGTGAAAAAAAGGAATTTTATTCTTGTTGAAGAATATAGAATACATGTTCGAAAGATTGGGGGCGAAGTTATGACCAATGGTAAGGATTTTCTGTCCAAAACACTACTGCAGGCCAAAATTAACAGGATGAAACATGGGGATGAGCAGGCCGATGATAACCGATCGCCGGCAGATTGGGCCATGATTGCCGGCGAGCATATGGGTCACTTGTTAGGTGCCATCAGAACAAATGATTATGCCGCCATAGAAAAGGAAATATTACATGTATCCGGGCCACTGTTGGAGTTACATGACGCTTTACAGCGAATAAAGGACCAAAAGGAAAAGTAATAGCTTAGAAAGGGTGACTTACATGGAATTGGTAGAGGCGATAAAAAGCAGACGCAGTGTACGTAGATTTACAGACAAATCGGTTGATGATGCCATTGTGCAGGAACTCATTGAGTTGGCAGCGTGGGCGCCCAGTGCGTCTAATCAGCAACCCTGGGGTTTTTTAGTGTTAAAGGATAAGGATGAGCTAAAAAGCTTATCTGAGCAAGCAAAAAAAGATTGGTTAGCTGATATGGACAGGTACCCACACATGCATAAGTATAGAAAGATCATGGAGGATGAAAATTACAATATTTTTCACAATGCCGGCACAGTAATTGTTATTTACGGCAACACCGACACTGCTTGGTATATATACGACTGCAGTTTGGCCGCCCAAAACTTAATGCTGGCCGCCCATGACAGGGGTCTGGGCACATGCTGGATAGGCTTTGCCCACAGAATTCTTGATACACCGGAATTTAAAGAAAAATATAATATACCGAAAAAATACAGTGTGGTGGCGCCCTTAATACTGGGTTACCCCGAAAAAGAGCCCGGCGACGGCCCGCCAAGAAAAGAGCTTCTTATTTTTTCATCATAAGAGACAAGACCTGCCTCCATGATTTTTAGTTAGTCTCTTTAAAATTAAAAATATTCTTTTTCCAGTATTGATAACAGCTGGCTGTATAGATGAGCCAGCTGTTTTTCACTTAAATCACGCTCCCTGTGGGGAGTGGCGATTTCAAACTGCTGCCGTACTGCAGTGGGTTTGTTAGAGTATACCAGTATTTTATGGCCCAGCAACAAGGCTTCTGCCACATCATGGGTAACAAAAACAATGCTGCTTTTATTAATATCCCATAATCGACACGTTTCCCTAACCAGGGCCAGCCTTAAAGGTGCATCCAAAGACTTAAAGGGTTCGTCCATTAACAGCAATTGATGGGGGAAGGCAAAGGCCCTACATAAAGATAAACGCTGTTTCATACCCCCACTTAAGGCGTGGGGGTAGTAATTGCGATATTGGGATAAGCCAACCAGGTCTAAATACCGATTTATCACCTGCTGCCTTTGGGGCATGGGTATTTGGCCAATCAAAACAAAATGCAGGTTTTCTTCCACCGTTTTCCAGGGCAGCAGTCGCGGTTCTTGAAAAGCATAACTGGTCTGCACCCCGGAAAGACCAACCATTTCGCCGTAATCTGGCTGCACTAAGCCTGCCAATATATGTAGCGTTGTGGTTTTACCACAACCGGACGGCCCCAATATACATACTATTTGCCCATCTTCAACATCAAAGGACAAGTCTTTTAAGACCCTTACGCCGCCAAGGGATTTATTTACATTCCGCAAGGATATCATTTTGCATACCTCCAAGTGGACAGCCGTTTATTAATTGCTTGTAAACCGCGATCGGTTAACAGTCCTAACACCACCAGCAGCAGGGTCCAGGCAAATACCTCAGGCGTTTCTAAATTGGTGCGGGCGGTGTGCATACCGGCACCGATACCCCGGTGGGCACTTAAAAACTCAGCCATGGCCACTGCTTTCCAAGTTGTACCCAAGGCAGCAGACATGGCTGCAATAAGATAGGGGATTACTTGGGGTAGGTATACTTCAAAAATCAAACGTTTTTTGTCCACCAAAAAGAGTTTAGCCATTTCAGTAAAGTGCGGGTTGACGTTTTGTACACCCTGTACAATGTTGATGATGACCAGCGGTAAAGTGGTTATAAAAACCACAAATATCGGCACCTTATCTGATCCAAACCAAATCATGGCCAGCACCAGCCAAGAGATGATAGGTATAACCTGAATAGTAACCACATATGGTTGGATTAATTTGCCAATGACAGAATTTAAGCCCATAAACAAACCCAATGGTACGCCTACCACTACTGCCAGTGCAAACCCTGCCAATCCCCTTACAATGGTGTTGCTGGCATGCTCAAATAATTTGCCGCTGTCATATAAATTGTGTAAGGCCTGCAAGGTCTCTATTGGAGAGGGCAAAATGACCGGCTTGTAAAAAAAAGACAGTATTTGCCACAGGCAGACTAAAAACAGCAGGCTAAGAAGGGGCAAGCCCTTACTTAGCCAAGTAGAATTTTTCATCGGGTAATTTTCCTCCCACCATTTCAGGAGAGAATTCTAACAGCTTAGATAAATAGTTTTCCACATCTTCTTTGGCCTGCTGTCCGTCAGCATAGGCCAAGTTAATGCGTGTCATGGACTGCTCAAAGACCGGCCCGGGAATACCAAAATGCTCTTCCACAAGCGGTGCCACCAAAGAAGGATTATCTACAGTTTGCTCCAGTGCCTGCTGATATGCATTCTGAATAGTGTTTAAAGCATCGGGATAATTCTCGGCAAAGGAGTTTTGCACCACTATACCCGTTTGGGGCAGCCGGGTGTTTTCACCTTCAGCTAATTGCCATTGTTGATTATAATCAAAAATTATTTCAACTGATTCAGCGTTATTTAATACATTGGTTACCAAGGGTTCGGGGAGAACGGCATGGTCAATTAAGCCTTGAATCATCATCTGAGCAATTTCCGGAGAATTCATATAGTTTAAAGATAATTCGTCCTCCGACACCTTATTTGCTGCCAAGAGATAACGGGTAATAATATCCGGACTGGCACCCTGGGCGCCCACATATAGCTCAGTGTTTACTAAATCAGTCCATTCATTAATACTGCTATCTGTGGACAGCAGGTATAGGATGCCCCAGGTGTTGACATTGGCAAGGGATATGTCTATATCCTTGTTATATAGTTTAGATGCCACATTGACGGGTAAAACAGTAAAATCCGCTTCATTCTTTACAATTCGTGAAGTGGCCTCCTCCACTGACTTGTATAATAGCAGTTCAATTTCCACCTCATCATCAAAGGGCTCGTTGGCAAGCATCTGTAACAAGGGTGCAGTGGGTGGGGCAGCGGGCGCCTGAATAACAATCTTATCAGGCTGTTTTGTTTCTGCCTGCTCTTGTTCTTTTTCTGAACCGCAGCCGGCAACCAATGTCAAGATTAAAGCCATGACAAAAAGCGCAATTATTTTTCTCAAAGTACCACCTCGCTATAGAATTTATAGTTATATATTTTACACAGCAAGCAAAATATCCTGCCGGCAGATATAAATGTCATATATAAATGTCATGCAACGACAATATTTGCAATGAAATGACATATAAAACATAAAAAGTTTTTTATAAGGTTTAAATAAATGCTTTTTATAGGAGGAATTCATTAGTTTATATAGAAATATTTAATAAATAAATTTAACGAGAGAAGGGAGATACTGTGTCATACAACCAATTATCTATTTTGATCAATGAAATAGGTATAAAAAAGATGTCCGTTAACCCCTGGGCTCCGTTAAGCAAACGCATATATAAATCCAGATTACACGAAATAAATATAAACGAATTGCTTTTTCGGGCGGTGCAAAAAACTTCAGTTGACCACAGATTGGTTGAGCTTTTCCCTCGGCCTGTGTTAATGCTGGACAATGAAGGCGGCATCGTGAAAGCCAATGACAGTGCCCTTGCGTGGATGGGTAAGGAATTTCCTGATGTG
This genomic interval from Desulfofalx alkaliphila DSM 12257 contains the following:
- a CDS encoding ABC transporter ATP-binding protein is translated as MISLRNVNKSLGGVRVLKDLSFDVEDGQIVCILGPSGCGKTTTLHILAGLVQPDYGEMVGLSGVQTSYAFQEPRLLPWKTVEENLHFVLIGQIPMPQRQQVINRYLDLVGLSQYRNYYPHALSGGMKQRLSLCRAFAFPHQLLLMDEPFKSLDAPLRLALVRETCRLWDINKSSIVFVTHDVAEALLLGHKILVYSNKPTAVRQQFEIATPHRERDLSEKQLAHLYSQLLSILEKEYF
- a CDS encoding nitroreductase family protein; protein product: MELVEAIKSRRSVRRFTDKSVDDAIVQELIELAAWAPSASNQQPWGFLVLKDKDELKSLSEQAKKDWLADMDRYPHMHKYRKIMEDENYNIFHNAGTVIVIYGNTDTAWYIYDCSLAAQNLMLAAHDRGLGTCWIGFAHRILDTPEFKEKYNIPKKYSVVAPLILGYPEKEPGDGPPRKELLIFSS
- a CDS encoding FIST signal transduction protein gives rise to the protein MFRNIGFFNDQDISKLGLFLNSFIDQETTGVLLLVGEETPFNYQLAQSVFKNFNIPICGGIFPGIIYDSKPLKEGILAIGLNSELNIISYNKLADIQKQRLTDSINHYPTCLVLIDGLATNISSFLETLFSSSVRNIKYIGGGAGSLTLEQKPVLFTKEDFWCRGCILIYINSVIGLGVDHGWQPMHGPIVANDARHHFLYEINWMPAFSYYSQVLESLTGTNINSSNFFEIAKRYPFGMNKSDGTIVVRDPIAIHGKEALKLVGEVPSNSILSILQGENKSLIKAAGKATQEAYNDYPIDQTNKEPACMLVVSCISRVLFLDEEINSEIRAIQDNNKYALPLAGFFTLGEVASVCDRYLEFFNKSIVIGVG
- a CDS encoding ABC transporter permease, with product MKNSTWLSKGLPLLSLLFLVCLWQILSFFYKPVILPSPIETLQALHNLYDSGKLFEHASNTIVRGLAGFALAVVVGVPLGLFMGLNSVIGKLIQPYVVTIQVIPIISWLVLAMIWFGSDKVPIFVVFITTLPLVIINIVQGVQNVNPHFTEMAKLFLVDKKRLIFEVYLPQVIPYLIAAMSAALGTTWKAVAMAEFLSAHRGIGAGMHTARTNLETPEVFAWTLLLVVLGLLTDRGLQAINKRLSTWRYAK
- a CDS encoding ABC transporter substrate-binding protein, with translation MALILTLVAGCGSEKEQEQAETKQPDKIVIQAPAAPPTAPLLQMLANEPFDDEVEIELLLYKSVEEATSRIVKNEADFTVLPVNVASKLYNKDIDISLANVNTWGILYLLSTDSSINEWTDLVNTELYVGAQGASPDIITRYLLAANKVSEDELSLNYMNSPEIAQMMIQGLIDHAVLPEPLVTNVLNNAESVEIIFDYNQQWQLAEGENTRLPQTGIVVQNSFAENYPDALNTIQNAYQQALEQTVDNPSLVAPLVEEHFGIPGPVFEQSMTRINLAYADGQQAKEDVENYLSKLLEFSPEMVGGKLPDEKFYLAK